The segment GATTTCAATTGTTTGTTGACATATAAACTATATTGGAATGTAACTAAAAAATAAGGAATATTTACTATGTTCTCTAAAGTTTTAACATTTCACCTGGTGGGTATTGATGCTGTTTTGGTGGATGTTGAAGTGGATATACGTGAAATGGGGCTTCCATCGTTTACGGTTGTTGGACTGGCGGAAGGGGCGGTAAAGGAGAGCAAAGAGAGGGTAAAGTCTGCCCTTAAAAATCTTAATTTTAATTTCTTTTCAAAACCTATTACCTTGAATCTTGCCCCCGCAGATATCAAAAAAGATGGTTCGCATTTCGATTTACCCATTGCCATTGGGCTTATTGCTGCGGCAGGTTTTATTACAAAAGATCTCACGGATACTGTGTTTGTGGGGGAATTGTCGCTGGATGGAGATTTAAGAGGGGTGAACGGTGTATTGCCCATGACTTTAAGTGCTGTAAGCTCTGGGATAAAAAATATTATTGTTCCTTACGAAAATGGGCAGGAAGCTGCGATAGTTGACGGTATTAATGTCTATGGTTTTAAAAATCTCTCTGAAGTGGTGGGTTTTTTAGTCGGGGATCTTGAAGGGGAGAGATTTAAGATTGAAAAGAGTCAGAAAGAAGATGATAGGTTGCTTTACGATGTTGATTTTATGGATGTAAAGGGACAGTTTCTTGCCAGAAGGGCAGCTGAGATTGCCGCATCCGGAATGCACAACATGCTCATGATAGGTTCCCCTGGTAGTGGAAAAACGATGATTGCCAAAAGGATTCCTACAATTCTTCCTCCTATGAGCCTTGAAGAATCTATAGAGACTACAAAGATACATTCTGTTGCGGGGATACTGAAAAACAAAGGTAGACTGGTGAGAGAAAGATATTTCTCCTCAATTCATCACACCACGAGCGACATTGCCCTGATAGGGGGAACGAGGGATGCCAGACCTGGCGCCATCTCAATTGCACATAATGGTGTACTGTTTCTGGATGAATTCCTTGAGTTTAAAAGGACTGTTCTTGAGGTTTTAAGGCAGCCGATGGAAGATGGTGTAATTACGGTATCAAGGGCTAATAGAACTGTCACCTATCCAGCCAAGTTTATGCTTGTGGCGGCTTGCAATCCATGTCCCTGTGGCTTTTATGGTGACCCTGTGAAACAATGTGTCTGCTCGGAAATACAGGTAAAAAGATATAGAAGTAGACTGTCAGGGCCTTTGATGGATAGAATAGATATACATGTTCATGTGGCATCCCTGAATTTTGATGAGCTTTCGAGCATCCCAAATGGTGAAAGCTCAGAAACAATTAGAAAACGAGTGGAGCAGGTGCATCTTATTCAAAGGGAAAGATTTAAAAAAGACAAGATATATTTTAACTCCCAGATGGCTGAAAAACATATAAAAAAGTATTGCCAGCTAAACCAGGATTCTATATCTTTACTTGAGAAGGTTAATAAAAAATACCACTTCTCCGCCAGAAGTTATTCGAAGATTCTTAAAGTTGCAAGAACAATTGCAGATATGGATGGTGCCGAGGGGATAGAGACCAAGCATATAATGGAAGCTGTAAAATTTAGAATTACAGATCAGTGGACAAATGAACTATAGGGGTGTTTAATGGATAATATATATTTTATAGGTTTTATGGGTACCGGTAAAACCACAATCTCAAAGCTTATTGCAGATCACCTGAATATGAAATGGACGGATCTGGACGACATGATACAGCAAAAGGAAAAAAAGACCGTTGTGGAGATTTTTAGGGAGAATGGGGAAGAATATTTCAGAAATCTTGAAAAAGAGGTTTTAAAGGATGTGGCTGGAAAAGGGGGGTATGTGGTATCCACAGGTGGTGGGATTGTCATCGTGGATGAGAATGTTAAAATTATGAAAGAGAGTGGTTTAATTATTACTCTTGTGGCATCCCCGGATGTCATATATGTACGGTTGAAGGATGATCAGAGTAGACCTCTGCTTCAGGTACCAAACCCTCTGGATGAGATTAAAAGATTAATGTATGAAAGGGCTCCTTTTTATATCAAAGGGGATATAATCATAGATACATCATTTGACGAACCGGAGATCATTGTGGGGGAGATTTTAAAAGAGATTGAAAAGAGGAAAAATGGAAAAGGTACGTGTTAACCTAAATTACTCAAAAGATTATAGCTATGATATACTAATAGACCATGATTTTGTTGGCAATGAACTTAAAGGGATTTCAAATTATAATAGGGCTCATCTGGTCGTTGATAAAAATGTTTATGAACTTTACGCATCTTTCTTTGGTGGCGATATCTTTCTTTTAACTTCATCAGAACACAACAAGAATTTAGATACAGTTTATGACATACTTAAATTTCTGAAAAACAAAAAAGCCCTTAGAAATGACACACTTTTTGCTGTTGGGGGTGGTATTGTTGGGGATGTTGCAGGTTTTGCGGCATCGATATACATGAGAGGGATAAGCTTTATTCAGGTACCCACCACTTTATTGTCTATGGTTGATAGCAGTGTAGGTGGGAAGACGGGAGTAAATCTGGGGGACGTGAAGAATCTTGTGGGCTCCTTTTATCAGCCCAAAAAGGTTCTTATTGATACATTATTTCTTGCCACATTGCCTGAAGATGAGTTTAAAAGTGGGCTGGCGGAAGTTATCAAATATGCGTTACTCTTTGATAAAGAATTGTATGAATTTTTAGTACATAATAAATCTGATGTGGTCAAACGGAAGAATGATGTTATGATAAAAATTATCAAGCGTTGTTGTGAGCTTAAAGCAGAGGTTGTGGAGGAGGACGAGACAGAGCAGGGTATCAGGAAACTTTTGAATCTTGGCCATACGTTTGGGCATGCTATAGAGGTTGATTCTGATCATGAGATAAAACATGGTCTTGCAGTTGCAAAAGGGGTCTATTTAGAGGCTTTGTTTGCTTATGAAAAAGGGATGATAGGTAAAAAGGTTTTAGATGATATTGAGAATATTTTTGGAACATACGATTACGATTTAAATTATAAAGTAAGGGATTTTGCACTTTTTACCAATGCGATCGGATCTGATAAAAAGGCTATGTCTAGTGGTATTGTGCTTGCCTTGACATCTGATGTGGGAAGTGGTATAATAAAAGAAGGGATTGATTTAGATAGTATAAAAAAATTTTTTGAAGGTGCCAGATGGATGAGGCCTCAATAAAAAGGTATCTGAAGGATGTGGAATATTTTTCGAAAAAATTAGAAGAGGATCCTACTTCAAGGGTTTTTATGCCTCTTGCCTTTGCCTATTTGAGATTGGGTAAATATGATGAGGTGATAGATGTCTGTAGCAAAGGGCTGGATAACCATCCGGATTACCACGCTGCAAAGGTTGTACTGGCAAATGCTTTTTTAGAAAAAGGGATGCTTGATGAAGCAAAGCATCTTCTTTACGATGTTGTGGAGAAAGTACCTGAAAACTATAGAGCAAACAAGATGTTGGGGGATATTTTAAGGGAATCTGGTGATATAATTGGTGCCACAGTTTACTATAGGAATGCCCTTGTGGCTGCTCCGGAGGATTTTGAACTGAAGGTGTTGATTGAAGAATTGGCCGAGTCTCTTGGTGGTAAAGAGTTCCCAAAGGATGATGAGCTGAAATCGATGGATGAAGCCATCGGAAAAGTTGAAACAGCTCCTTTAGATGAAGATATGTCAGATCTCAAATCTGAAATAGGTAAGATGGGGCAATTGATTTCTGATGAAGGGGAAGTAAGAGCAAAAGTAGTGGAGATTCCTGATAGCACTGATTTCACAAATGAATTGATGGGAGACACTCAAAAATCCCAACCAGAAAAGGTTGAATTTCAGTTTGATACACTCGATTTTGGCAATATTGAACAGATTGAAGGTGTTGGTGATAAAACCAAAATAAAAGATGAACCTATCAAAATTGATGAAGATCTGATTGAAAAATTTGATTTTAGTGAGGAAAAGAGTGATTTTACTGCTGAAAAACATGATGGACTTGAAAGCTTTGATAGTCTGGCGGAATCGCTCTCTATTAACATAGAAGGACAAAAGAAAGGTGATAAGTTATCCCTTGATAAAAAAGATGATAAACCGGAAATTGTGGTTCAGCCTAGCAATCTATCCGATGATCTTAATCTGGATTTGTTGGATTTGAATGTGGGTGATACTGCCACAGGAGAATCAAAAATAGATGAATCACTTGAGAATTTATTCGAAACTTCAGAACCTTCCACTACTGAGGATGAGAAACAGCTTGAAATTATTGGTGGTGCCCTTGAACTTGAATTTGATAAAGAGACTGATGAGTTGGATAAGATTTCTGGGGATGAAGAATTGAGAGTTGATTCAAGGGTTGTGGAAGAGCTTGAAAGGTGGTTGAATAATATAAAAAAGATCAAAGAGGAACGCAGTGTTTAATAAAACCCTTGAAAATATCTTGAATTCTGTAAAAGGGATAAGGATGGTGGCCATCTTTGACAAGGACGGATTTGTGGTCTATAATGTGGGGGATGAGAATATTGCGGATGAGATTAGCGCCGAGTTTTCATCGTTGCTAAAATATTTAAAAAAGATTTCAGTTAATCTTGATATAAATAGTATCAATTCTTTTATTTTTGAAGGGGAAAATAGAAAGATGCTTTTTAAAAAGATCACTGATGAATACTATGTGGTGGTTTCGATGGATGTTGAGGCCATTATTGGAAAGCTCAGGTATGTACTTGATTTGATGAATGAACAGATTATAAAGGAGCTCTTGTGATGAATGTTTTGGTGATCAATGGGGCAAATCTCAATATGCTTGGTAAAAGAGAGC is part of the Calditerrivibrio nitroreducens DSM 19672 genome and harbors:
- a CDS encoding YifB family Mg chelatase-like AAA ATPase, whose protein sequence is MFSKVLTFHLVGIDAVLVDVEVDIREMGLPSFTVVGLAEGAVKESKERVKSALKNLNFNFFSKPITLNLAPADIKKDGSHFDLPIAIGLIAAAGFITKDLTDTVFVGELSLDGDLRGVNGVLPMTLSAVSSGIKNIIVPYENGQEAAIVDGINVYGFKNLSEVVGFLVGDLEGERFKIEKSQKEDDRLLYDVDFMDVKGQFLARRAAEIAASGMHNMLMIGSPGSGKTMIAKRIPTILPPMSLEESIETTKIHSVAGILKNKGRLVRERYFSSIHHTTSDIALIGGTRDARPGAISIAHNGVLFLDEFLEFKRTVLEVLRQPMEDGVITVSRANRTVTYPAKFMLVAACNPCPCGFYGDPVKQCVCSEIQVKRYRSRLSGPLMDRIDIHVHVASLNFDELSSIPNGESSETIRKRVEQVHLIQRERFKKDKIYFNSQMAEKHIKKYCQLNQDSISLLEKVNKKYHFSARSYSKILKVARTIADMDGAEGIETKHIMEAVKFRITDQWTNEL
- a CDS encoding shikimate kinase, which encodes MDNIYFIGFMGTGKTTISKLIADHLNMKWTDLDDMIQQKEKKTVVEIFRENGEEYFRNLEKEVLKDVAGKGGYVVSTGGGIVIVDENVKIMKESGLIITLVASPDVIYVRLKDDQSRPLLQVPNPLDEIKRLMYERAPFYIKGDIIIDTSFDEPEIIVGEILKEIEKRKNGKGTC
- the aroB gene encoding 3-dehydroquinate synthase, with protein sequence MEKVRVNLNYSKDYSYDILIDHDFVGNELKGISNYNRAHLVVDKNVYELYASFFGGDIFLLTSSEHNKNLDTVYDILKFLKNKKALRNDTLFAVGGGIVGDVAGFAASIYMRGISFIQVPTTLLSMVDSSVGGKTGVNLGDVKNLVGSFYQPKKVLIDTLFLATLPEDEFKSGLAEVIKYALLFDKELYEFLVHNKSDVVKRKNDVMIKIIKRCCELKAEVVEEDETEQGIRKLLNLGHTFGHAIEVDSDHEIKHGLAVAKGVYLEALFAYEKGMIGKKVLDDIENIFGTYDYDLNYKVRDFALFTNAIGSDKKAMSSGIVLALTSDVGSGIIKEGIDLDSIKKFFEGARWMRPQ
- a CDS encoding tetratricopeptide repeat protein, whose translation is MDEASIKRYLKDVEYFSKKLEEDPTSRVFMPLAFAYLRLGKYDEVIDVCSKGLDNHPDYHAAKVVLANAFLEKGMLDEAKHLLYDVVEKVPENYRANKMLGDILRESGDIIGATVYYRNALVAAPEDFELKVLIEELAESLGGKEFPKDDELKSMDEAIGKVETAPLDEDMSDLKSEIGKMGQLISDEGEVRAKVVEIPDSTDFTNELMGDTQKSQPEKVEFQFDTLDFGNIEQIEGVGDKTKIKDEPIKIDEDLIEKFDFSEEKSDFTAEKHDGLESFDSLAESLSINIEGQKKGDKLSLDKKDDKPEIVVQPSNLSDDLNLDLLDLNVGDTATGESKIDESLENLFETSEPSTTEDEKQLEIIGGALELEFDKETDELDKISGDEELRVDSRVVEELERWLNNIKKIKEERSV
- a CDS encoding roadblock/LC7 domain-containing protein, with product MFNKTLENILNSVKGIRMVAIFDKDGFVVYNVGDENIADEISAEFSSLLKYLKKISVNLDINSINSFIFEGENRKMLFKKITDEYYVVVSMDVEAIIGKLRYVLDLMNEQIIKELL